A portion of the Pseudomonas sp. PSE14 genome contains these proteins:
- the rnhB gene encoding ribonuclease HII, protein MQMGLDFALVEELVAGVDEVGRGPLCGPVVTAAVILDPARPISGLNDSKKLTEAKREKLFDEIREKALAWCIARADVHEIDQLNILHATMLAMQRAVEGLSVTPKLALIDGNRCPKLKVPSAPVVQGDAKVPAIAAASILAKVSRDREMQEMEALYPGYGIGVHKGYPTPVHLEALKRLGPTPIHRRSFGPVRELLEQQVF, encoded by the coding sequence ATGCAGATGGGCCTGGATTTCGCCCTGGTGGAAGAGCTGGTCGCAGGCGTCGATGAAGTCGGCCGTGGTCCGCTGTGCGGCCCCGTGGTTACCGCAGCTGTCATCCTTGATCCGGCACGCCCGATCAGTGGGCTGAACGACTCCAAGAAGCTCACCGAAGCCAAGCGTGAAAAGCTCTTTGACGAAATCCGCGAGAAGGCATTGGCCTGGTGCATCGCCCGTGCGGATGTGCATGAGATCGACCAGTTGAACATTCTCCACGCCACCATGCTCGCCATGCAGCGCGCGGTGGAGGGCCTGAGCGTGACGCCGAAACTGGCGCTCATCGACGGTAATCGGTGTCCGAAATTGAAGGTGCCCTCCGCCCCGGTGGTGCAGGGTGATGCCAAGGTCCCGGCGATCGCCGCCGCCTCGATCCTGGCCAAGGTCAGCCGTGACCGCGAGATGCAGGAAATGGAAGCGCTGTACCCCGGCTACGGCATCGGCGTGCATAAGGGCTATCCGACTCCGGTGCACCTGGAAGCGCTCAAGCGCCTGGGGCCGACGCCGATTCATCGGCGTTCTTTCGGGCCGGTTCGGGAGTTGCTGGAGCAGCAAGTCTTCTGA
- the fabZ gene encoding 3-hydroxyacyl-ACP dehydratase FabZ → MMDINEIREYLPHRYPFLLVDRVVELDIEGKRIRAYKNVSINEPFFNGHFPQHPIMPGVLIIEAMAQAAGILGFKMLDVKPADGTLYYFVGSDKLRFRQPVLPGDQLQLHAQFISVKRGIWKFDCHATVDDKPVCSAEIICAERKL, encoded by the coding sequence ATGATGGACATCAACGAGATTCGCGAATACCTGCCTCATCGCTACCCCTTCCTGCTGGTGGATCGGGTGGTGGAGCTGGACATTGAAGGCAAGCGCATTCGCGCCTACAAGAATGTCAGCATCAACGAGCCGTTCTTCAATGGCCATTTCCCGCAGCACCCGATCATGCCGGGCGTGCTGATCATCGAGGCCATGGCCCAGGCGGCCGGTATCCTCGGCTTCAAGATGCTCGACGTGAAGCCAGCCGACGGCACCCTGTACTACTTCGTCGGCTCCGACAAGCTGCGCTTCCGTCAGCCGGTACTGCCGGGCGACCAGCTGCAGCTGCATGCCCAGTTCATCAGCGTCAAGCGCGGCATCTGGAAGTTCGATTGCCACGCCACCGTCGATGACAAGCCGGTATGCTCGGCCGAAATCATCTGTGCGGAACGCAAACTATGA
- the lpxB gene encoding lipid-A-disaccharide synthase gives MQPTVRKLRVALVAGEASGDILGSGLMQALKQRHPDIEFIGVGGPRMQAEGLQSHFPMERLAVMGLVEVLGRLRELLRRRKDLVQMLIAAKPDVFIGIDAPDFNLNIELKLRRAGIRTVHYVSPSVWAWRQKRVLKIKEACDLMLALFPFEARFYEEHAVPVRFVGHPLANTIPLEADRAGARERLGLPQDASVVALLPGSRGGEVGKLGALFLDTAQRLLQERPGLRFVLPCASPERRVQIEEMLAGRNLPVQLLDGASHEALAACDAVLIASGTATLEALLYKRPMVVAYKVAPMTYRILKRLVKSPYISLPNLLANRLLVPELIQDTATPEALATTLLPLLDDGSVQTESFDAIHRALRQDASAQAAEAVLALVEKH, from the coding sequence ATGCAGCCGACCGTACGCAAGCTGCGCGTCGCCCTGGTCGCGGGCGAGGCGTCCGGCGATATCCTTGGCTCCGGCCTGATGCAGGCGCTCAAGCAGCGTCACCCCGACATCGAGTTCATCGGTGTCGGTGGTCCGCGCATGCAGGCCGAAGGACTGCAGTCGCATTTCCCGATGGAACGCCTCGCGGTCATGGGCTTGGTCGAGGTGCTCGGCCGCCTGCGCGAGCTGCTACGCCGGCGCAAGGACCTCGTCCAGATGCTGATCGCGGCCAAGCCGGACGTGTTCATTGGCATTGATGCGCCGGACTTCAACCTGAACATCGAGCTCAAGTTGCGCCGCGCGGGCATCCGCACGGTGCACTATGTCAGTCCGTCGGTCTGGGCCTGGCGGCAGAAGCGCGTGCTGAAGATCAAGGAAGCCTGCGACCTGATGCTCGCGCTGTTTCCCTTTGAGGCGCGCTTCTACGAAGAACATGCGGTGCCGGTTCGTTTCGTCGGCCATCCGCTGGCCAACACCATTCCACTGGAAGCCGACCGTGCTGGCGCGCGCGAGCGCCTGGGCCTGCCGCAGGATGCCAGTGTCGTTGCGTTGCTGCCGGGTAGTCGGGGAGGGGAGGTCGGTAAGCTCGGCGCGCTGTTCCTCGATACCGCTCAACGCCTGCTTCAGGAGCGTCCGGGCCTGCGTTTCGTGCTGCCTTGCGCCAGCCCCGAGCGCCGCGTACAGATCGAGGAAATGCTGGCCGGCCGTAATCTGCCAGTGCAGTTGCTCGACGGTGCGTCCCATGAAGCCCTCGCTGCCTGCGACGCCGTGCTGATCGCCTCTGGCACCGCCACCCTCGAAGCGCTGCTGTACAAGCGGCCGATGGTTGTCGCCTACAAGGTGGCGCCGATGACCTACCGCATTCTCAAGCGGCTGGTGAAGAGTCCGTACATCTCGCTGCCGAACCTGCTGGCCAACCGACTGCTAGTGCCGGAGTTGATCCAGGATACGGCGACGCCCGAGGCGCTGGCCACTACCTTGCTGCCACTGCTGGATGACGGCAGTGTGCAGACCGAATCCTTCGACGCCATCCACCGCGCCCTGCGCCAGGATGCGTCCGCGCAGGCCGCCGAAGCGGTGCTCGCCCTGGTGGAGAAACACTGA
- the bamA gene encoding outer membrane protein assembly factor BamA produces MKRFLLTAAFSALMIAQVHAESFTVSDIRVNGLQRVSAGSVFAALPLNVGEQIDDRRLVEATRSLFKTGFFQDIQLSRDGNVLIVNVVERPSISSIEIEGNKAITTEDLMKGLKQSGLAEGEIFQRATLEGVRNELQRQYVAQGRYSAEIETEVVPQPRNRVALKITINEGTVAAIAHVNVVGNTVFSEEDLTDLFELKTTNWLSFFKNDDKYSREKLSGDLERLRSYYLDRGYIHMDIASTQVSITPDKKHVYITVNVNEGEKYTVRDVKLSGDLKVPEDEIKKLLLVKKGQVFSRKVMTTTSDLITRRLGNEGYTFANVNGVPEPHDDDKTVSITYVVDPGKRAYVNRINFRGNTKTEDEVLRREMRQMEGGWASTYLIDQSKQRLERLGYFKEVNVETPAVPGTDDQVDVNYSVEEQPSGSITASIGFAQSAGLILGGSISQNNFLGTGNKVSLGLTKSDYQTRYNFGFVDPYWTVDGVSLGYNAFYRKTDYSDLDVDVSSYSVNSYGAGVSIGYPISETSRLTYGLTAQKDEIDTGVYTVDEIFNFIQQEGDSFTNFKASIGWSESTLNKGVLANRGHSQSLVLESTVPGSDLSFYKLDYRGQIFAPLTENYTMRFHTELGYGDGYGSTDRLPFYENYYAGGFNSVRGFKDSTLGPRSTPSKGTNPGTEYDPDQDPQAFGGSILITGGAEVLFPLPFVKDQRQLRSVVFWDVGNVFDADCPTSTTQGCDGVKFNDMAMSAGVGLTWITALGPLSFALATPIKKPDNAETQIFQFSLGQTF; encoded by the coding sequence ATGAAACGCTTTCTGCTAACCGCGGCCTTTTCCGCGCTGATGATCGCCCAGGTTCACGCCGAGTCCTTCACTGTTTCTGATATCCGGGTCAACGGCCTGCAGCGCGTGTCGGCCGGCAGCGTGTTCGCGGCACTGCCGCTGAACGTCGGCGAGCAGATCGACGATCGCCGCCTGGTCGAGGCGACCCGGTCCTTGTTCAAGACTGGATTCTTCCAGGACATCCAACTCAGCCGTGATGGCAATGTGCTGATCGTCAACGTGGTCGAGCGTCCGTCGATCTCCAGCATCGAGATCGAGGGCAACAAGGCCATCACCACCGAAGACCTGATGAAAGGTCTGAAACAGTCCGGTCTGGCCGAAGGCGAGATCTTCCAGCGTGCGACCCTCGAAGGCGTCCGTAACGAACTGCAGCGCCAGTATGTGGCCCAGGGCCGCTACTCCGCCGAGATCGAGACCGAGGTGGTGCCGCAGCCGCGCAACCGCGTCGCCCTGAAGATCACCATCAACGAAGGCACCGTGGCGGCCATCGCCCATGTCAACGTGGTGGGCAATACCGTCTTCTCCGAGGAAGACCTGACCGACCTGTTCGAACTGAAGACCACCAACTGGCTGTCCTTCTTCAAGAATGACGACAAGTATTCCCGTGAGAAGCTCTCCGGTGACCTGGAGCGCCTGCGTTCCTACTACCTGGACCGTGGCTACATCCACATGGATATCGCCTCGACCCAGGTTTCCATCACTCCGGACAAGAAGCACGTCTACATCACCGTCAACGTCAACGAAGGCGAGAAGTACACCGTTCGTGACGTGAAGCTCTCCGGCGACCTGAAAGTGCCGGAAGACGAAATCAAGAAGCTGCTGCTGGTGAAGAAAGGCCAGGTCTTCTCGCGCAAGGTGATGACCACTACCTCCGACCTGATCACCCGTCGTCTGGGTAACGAAGGCTATACCTTCGCCAACGTCAACGGCGTGCCGGAGCCCCATGACGACGACAAGACCGTCTCGATCACCTATGTGGTCGACCCGGGCAAGCGTGCCTACGTCAATCGCATCAACTTCCGTGGCAACACCAAGACCGAGGACGAAGTGCTCCGTCGCGAAATGCGCCAGATGGAAGGCGGCTGGGCTTCGACCTACCTGATCGACCAGTCCAAGCAGCGCCTGGAGCGCCTGGGCTACTTCAAGGAAGTCAACGTCGAGACCCCGGCTGTGCCCGGCACCGACGACCAGGTCGACGTGAACTACAGCGTTGAAGAGCAACCGTCCGGCTCCATCACCGCCAGTATCGGTTTCGCCCAGAGCGCCGGTCTTATCCTTGGTGGCTCGATCAGCCAGAACAACTTCCTGGGTACCGGTAACAAGGTCAGCCTCGGCCTGACCAAGTCCGACTACCAGACCCGCTACAACTTCGGCTTCGTCGACCCCTACTGGACCGTCGACGGCGTGAGCCTGGGCTACAACGCCTTCTACCGCAAGACCGACTACAGCGACCTGGATGTTGACGTTTCCAGCTACTCCGTCAACAGCTACGGCGCCGGCGTCAGCATCGGCTACCCGATCAGCGAAACCTCGCGTCTGACCTACGGCCTGACCGCGCAGAAGGACGAGATCGATACCGGCGTCTACACCGTCGACGAGATCTTCAACTTCATCCAGCAGGAAGGCGACAGCTTCACCAACTTCAAGGCGTCCATCGGCTGGTCCGAGTCGACCCTGAACAAGGGCGTGCTGGCCAACCGTGGCCACTCGCAGAGCCTGGTGCTGGAATCCACCGTTCCGGGCAGCGACCTGTCATTCTACAAGCTCGACTACCGCGGCCAGATCTTCGCTCCGCTCACCGAGAACTACACCATGCGCTTCCACACCGAGCTCGGCTACGGTGATGGCTATGGTTCCACCGACCGCCTGCCGTTCTACGAGAACTACTACGCGGGTGGCTTCAACTCGGTGCGTGGTTTCAAGGACAGCACCCTCGGTCCGCGCAGTACGCCTAGCAAGGGCACCAATCCGGGGACGGAGTACGACCCGGACCAGGACCCGCAAGCCTTTGGTGGTAGCATCCTGATCACCGGCGGCGCCGAAGTCCTGTTCCCGCTGCCGTTCGTGAAGGACCAGCGTCAGTTGCGCAGCGTGGTGTTCTGGGACGTGGGTAACGTGTTCGATGCCGACTGCCCGACTTCCACTACCCAGGGTTGCGACGGCGTCAAATTCAATGACATGGCCATGTCCGCCGGTGTGGGCCTGACCTGGATCACCGCGCTGGGCCCGCTGAGCTTCGCCCTGGCGACCCCGATCAAGAAGCCGGACAACGCCGAAACCCAGATCTTCCAGTTCTCTCTGGGGCAGACCTTCTAA
- the lpxD gene encoding UDP-3-O-(3-hydroxymyristoyl)glucosamine N-acyltransferase encodes MMTELSFTLAELAAQLNAELRGDPAQVIRGLATLQEAGADQLSFLANPQYRKFLPESKAGAVLLTAADAEGFTGNALVVANPYLAYAGLSHQFDRKPKAPAGIHPTAVVDEGAQVDPTASIGPYAVIEAGAQIGAGVTIGAHCFVGARSVIGEGGWLAPRVTLYHDVRIGKRVVIQSGAVLGGEGFGFANQKGVWQKIAQIGGVTVGDDVEIGANTTIDRGALSDTLVGNGVKLDNQIMIAHNVQIGDHTAMAGCCGISGSAKIGKHCMLAGGVGLVGHIEICDNVFVTGMTMVTRSITEPGSYSSGTAMQPAGEWKKSAARIRQLDDMARRLQQLEKRVAAVTPSGDAPSDA; translated from the coding sequence ATGATGACCGAGCTGTCCTTTACCCTCGCTGAACTGGCTGCGCAGCTCAATGCCGAGCTGCGCGGCGATCCTGCTCAAGTCATTCGCGGCCTGGCAACCCTCCAGGAAGCTGGCGCGGACCAACTGAGCTTCCTGGCCAACCCGCAGTACCGCAAGTTCCTGCCTGAGAGCAAGGCGGGTGCGGTGCTGCTGACGGCAGCCGATGCCGAAGGTTTCACCGGCAACGCGCTGGTGGTGGCCAACCCCTATCTGGCGTATGCCGGTCTTTCGCATCAGTTCGATCGCAAGCCCAAGGCGCCTGCCGGTATCCATCCCACTGCAGTGGTCGATGAAGGTGCCCAGGTCGACCCGACTGCCAGCATCGGTCCCTACGCGGTGATTGAGGCTGGCGCGCAGATTGGCGCCGGCGTAACCATCGGTGCCCATTGCTTCGTCGGCGCGCGCAGCGTGATTGGCGAAGGCGGCTGGCTGGCCCCGAGAGTGACCCTTTACCACGACGTGCGCATCGGCAAGCGCGTGGTGATCCAATCCGGCGCCGTGCTGGGTGGCGAGGGCTTCGGCTTCGCCAACCAGAAGGGCGTCTGGCAGAAGATCGCGCAGATTGGTGGCGTGACCGTGGGCGATGACGTCGAGATCGGCGCCAATACCACGATCGACCGCGGTGCGCTGTCCGATACCCTGGTGGGCAATGGCGTGAAGCTGGACAACCAGATCATGATCGCCCACAACGTGCAGATCGGTGATCACACCGCGATGGCGGGCTGCTGCGGGATTTCCGGCAGCGCCAAGATCGGCAAGCATTGCATGCTCGCCGGTGGCGTCGGCCTGGTCGGCCACATCGAAATCTGCGACAACGTCTTCGTCACCGGGATGACTATGGTGACCCGTTCGATTACCGAACCGGGTTCCTATTCCTCCGGTACTGCCATGCAGCCGGCCGGCGAATGGAAGAAGAGCGCCGCGCGTATTCGCCAGCTGGATGACATGGCCCGTCGTCTGCAGCAGCTGGAAAAGCGCGTGGCTGCCGTGACCCCGAGTGGAGACGCTCCATCTGATGCGTGA
- a CDS encoding OmpH family outer membrane protein codes for MRKLTQFVLITAALMASPAFADMKIAVLNYQMALLESDAAKQYAVDAEKKFGPQLNKLKALESDAKALQDKLVSGGSKMSQSEREKAENDFKQKARDFQFQSKELNEAKAVADRDMLKKLKPKLDQAVEETIKKGGYDLVVERGAVVDVKPQYDITRQVIERMNQLR; via the coding sequence GTGCGTAAGTTGACCCAGTTCGTTCTGATCACCGCTGCCCTTATGGCGAGCCCAGCGTTCGCCGACATGAAGATCGCGGTGCTCAACTATCAGATGGCACTCCTCGAGTCGGATGCGGCCAAGCAGTACGCCGTGGACGCGGAGAAGAAATTCGGCCCCCAGCTGAACAAGCTCAAGGCGCTGGAAAGCGACGCCAAGGCGCTGCAGGACAAGCTGGTCAGCGGTGGCAGCAAGATGTCCCAGTCCGAGCGTGAAAAGGCCGAGAACGACTTCAAGCAGAAGGCCCGTGACTTCCAGTTCCAGTCCAAGGAGCTGAACGAAGCCAAGGCTGTCGCCGACCGCGACATGCTGAAGAAGCTCAAGCCGAAGCTGGACCAGGCTGTCGAGGAAACCATCAAGAAGGGTGGCTATGACCTCGTGGTCGAGCGTGGTGCCGTGGTGGACGTGAAGCCGCAGTACGACATCACCCGTCAAGTCATCGAGCGCATGAACCAGCTGCGCTGA
- the lpxA gene encoding acyl-ACP--UDP-N-acetylglucosamine O-acyltransferase, producing the protein MSLIDPRAIIDPRAKLADDVEVGPWSIVGPDVEIGEGTVIGPHVVLKGPTKIGKHNRIFQFSSVGEDTPDLKYKGEPTRLVIGDHNVIREGVTIHRGTIQDRSETTIGDHNLLMAYVHIGHDSVIGNHCILVNNTALAGHVHVDDWAILSGYTLVHQFCRIGAHSFSGMGSAIGKDVPAYVTVFGNPAEARSMNFEGLRRRGFSAEAIQALRRAYKVVYRQGLTVDEALAELVEVSEQFPEVAVFRDSIQSSTRGITR; encoded by the coding sequence ATGAGTTTGATCGATCCTCGCGCCATCATCGACCCGCGCGCAAAGCTGGCTGACGACGTAGAGGTGGGCCCCTGGTCCATCGTCGGGCCGGATGTGGAGATCGGCGAAGGTACGGTGATCGGTCCGCACGTGGTGCTCAAGGGCCCCACGAAGATCGGCAAGCACAATCGCATCTTTCAGTTCTCCAGCGTCGGCGAGGACACTCCCGACCTGAAGTACAAGGGCGAGCCGACTCGCCTGGTGATCGGTGACCACAACGTGATCCGCGAGGGTGTCACCATCCATCGCGGCACCATCCAGGATCGTTCGGAAACCACCATCGGCGACCACAACCTGCTCATGGCCTACGTGCACATCGGCCATGACAGTGTGATCGGCAACCATTGCATTCTGGTGAACAACACGGCGCTGGCTGGCCATGTTCACGTGGATGACTGGGCGATCCTCTCCGGTTACACCCTGGTGCATCAGTTCTGCCGCATCGGCGCGCACAGCTTCTCCGGCATGGGCAGTGCGATCGGCAAGGACGTTCCTGCCTATGTGACCGTCTTCGGCAACCCCGCCGAAGCTCGCAGCATGAACTTCGAAGGCTTGCGTCGGCGTGGTTTCAGCGCCGAAGCCATCCAGGCGCTGCGTCGGGCCTACAAGGTGGTTTACCGCCAGGGGCTGACCGTGGACGAAGCGCTCGCCGAGCTCGTCGAGGTTTCGGAGCAGTTCCCGGAGGTAGCGGTATTCCGCGACTCCATCCAGAGCTCCACCCGCGGCATCACCCGCTGA
- the dnaE gene encoding DNA polymerase III subunit alpha, with product MTATFVHLRLHTEFSLVDGLVRVKPLIKAVAGSGMPAVAVTDLSNMCSLVKFYKTAMGGGIKPICGADIWLANRDDDGPLTRLTLLAMNAKGYRNLTELISRGWQEGQRNGEIIIEREWVKEAAEGLIALSGSKEGEIGMALLEGDNALADALLAEWLEVFPDRFYLDIQRTNRVNDEEHVHAAVALAERSGAPLVATNDVRFIKQDDFEAHETRVCIGEGRALDDPRRSRNYSDQQYLKSPAEMAELFSDIPEALENSVEIAKRCNIEVQLGKYFLPNFPIPYDDMDINQYLRHVSYEGLEERLAVLWPKETTPNYEEKRQIYVDRLEFELGTIIQMGFPGYFLIVMDFIKWAKNNGVPVGPGRGSGAGSLVAYVLKITDLDPLAYDLLFERFLNPERISMPDFDVDFCMEGRDRVIDYVAGAYGRNAVSQIITFGSMAAKAVVRDVARVQGKSYGLADKLSKMIPFEVGMTLEKAYEQEEMLRDFLKSDEEAQEIWDMALKLEGVTRGTGKHAGGVVIAPTKLTDFAPIACDEEGAGLVTQFDKDDVEAAGLVKFDFLGLRTLTIIKWAMEIIHRKQQKAGETELVDIDRIPLDDKKTYDLLQKAETTAVFQLESRGMKELIKKLKPDCLEDLIALVALFRPGPLQSGMVDDFINRKHGREEISYPHPDYQYAGLEPVLKPTYGIILYQEQVMQIAQVMAGYTLGGADMLRRAMGKKKPEEMAKQRGGFIEGCANNGIDANLAGNIFDLVEKFAGYGFNKSHSAAYGLVSYQTAWLKTHWKAPFMAAVLTADMQNTDKVVTLIEECRHMKLRILAPDVNNSEFRFTVDDDDQIVYGLGAIKGVGEGPVEAITECRNEGGPFKTLFDFCDRIDLKRVNKRTLEALIRAGALDRLGPHFHEEQKAYHAHVDINRAVLLASMEEAVKAAEQTSRSHDSGHMDLFGGVFAEPEADVYANHRKVKALNLKERLKGEKDTLGLYLTGHPIDEYEGEVRRFARQRIVELKPARDTQTVAGLIVNLRVMKNKRGDKMGFVTLDDRSGRIEASLFAEAFAANQALLQTDALVVIEGEVSQDDFSGGLRLRAKRVMGLEEARTSLAESLRVKVHADALKGDRLRWLADLCTRHRGSCPVTVDYSGEQARALLQFGEQWRIDPADNLIQALRDQFGRDNVFLNYR from the coding sequence ATGACCGCCACCTTCGTTCACCTGCGTCTGCACACCGAATTCTCCCTGGTCGACGGCCTGGTACGGGTCAAGCCGCTGATCAAGGCGGTGGCGGGTTCGGGGATGCCGGCGGTGGCGGTGACCGACCTGAGCAACATGTGCTCGCTGGTGAAGTTCTACAAGACGGCCATGGGCGGCGGTATCAAGCCGATCTGCGGTGCCGACATCTGGCTGGCGAACCGCGATGACGACGGTCCGCTCACCCGTCTGACCCTGCTGGCCATGAACGCCAAGGGCTACCGCAACCTGACCGAGCTGATCTCCCGTGGCTGGCAGGAAGGCCAGCGCAACGGCGAGATCATCATCGAGCGGGAGTGGGTGAAGGAAGCGGCCGAAGGCCTGATCGCGCTGTCGGGCTCGAAGGAAGGCGAGATCGGCATGGCGCTGCTGGAGGGCGACAATGCCCTGGCGGACGCACTGCTCGCCGAGTGGCTGGAAGTCTTCCCGGACCGCTTCTACCTGGATATCCAGCGCACCAACCGGGTCAACGACGAAGAGCACGTGCACGCCGCCGTGGCCCTGGCCGAGCGCAGTGGTGCACCACTGGTGGCGACCAACGACGTGCGCTTCATCAAGCAGGACGACTTCGAGGCCCACGAAACCCGCGTGTGCATCGGCGAAGGCCGGGCGCTGGATGATCCGCGCCGCTCGCGCAACTATTCCGATCAGCAGTATCTGAAGAGCCCGGCGGAAATGGCCGAGCTGTTCAGCGATATTCCCGAAGCGCTGGAAAACTCCGTCGAGATTGCCAAGCGCTGCAACATCGAGGTGCAACTGGGCAAGTACTTCCTGCCCAACTTCCCGATCCCCTACGACGACATGGACATCAACCAGTACCTGCGCCATGTCTCCTACGAGGGCCTGGAAGAGCGCCTGGCCGTGCTCTGGCCGAAGGAAACCACGCCGAACTACGAAGAGAAGCGGCAGATCTACGTCGACCGCCTGGAGTTCGAGCTGGGCACCATCATCCAGATGGGCTTCCCCGGCTACTTCCTGATCGTGATGGACTTCATCAAGTGGGCCAAGAACAACGGCGTGCCGGTAGGCCCCGGCCGGGGTTCGGGCGCCGGCTCACTGGTCGCCTACGTGCTGAAAATCACCGACCTCGATCCGCTGGCCTATGACCTGCTGTTCGAGCGCTTCCTCAACCCCGAACGTATTTCCATGCCCGACTTCGACGTCGACTTCTGCATGGAAGGCCGCGACCGGGTGATCGACTACGTGGCCGGTGCGTACGGCCGTAACGCCGTGAGCCAGATCATCACCTTCGGCTCCATGGCCGCGAAGGCGGTGGTGCGCGACGTGGCGCGGGTGCAGGGCAAGTCCTACGGCCTGGCCGACAAGCTGTCGAAGATGATTCCCTTCGAAGTGGGCATGACCCTGGAAAAGGCCTACGAGCAGGAAGAGATGCTCCGCGACTTCCTCAAGTCTGACGAGGAAGCCCAGGAAATCTGGGACATGGCGCTCAAGCTCGAAGGTGTAACCCGCGGTACCGGCAAGCACGCCGGTGGTGTGGTGATCGCGCCGACCAAGCTGACCGACTTCGCCCCCATCGCCTGTGACGAAGAGGGCGCGGGCCTGGTGACCCAGTTCGACAAGGACGATGTGGAAGCCGCGGGCCTGGTGAAGTTCGACTTCCTCGGCCTGCGTACCTTGACCATCATCAAGTGGGCGATGGAGATCATTCATCGCAAACAGCAGAAAGCCGGCGAGACCGAGTTGGTCGACATTGACCGCATCCCGCTGGACGACAAGAAAACCTACGACTTGCTGCAGAAGGCGGAAACCACTGCGGTCTTCCAGCTTGAATCGCGCGGCATGAAGGAGCTGATCAAGAAGCTCAAGCCGGACTGCCTGGAAGACCTCATCGCACTGGTGGCGCTGTTCCGTCCCGGTCCGCTGCAGTCGGGCATGGTGGACGACTTCATCAATCGTAAGCACGGCCGCGAGGAAATCTCCTACCCGCACCCGGATTACCAGTACGCTGGCCTCGAACCGGTGCTCAAGCCCACCTACGGCATCATCCTGTACCAGGAGCAGGTGATGCAGATCGCCCAGGTGATGGCGGGCTACACCCTCGGCGGCGCGGACATGCTGCGTCGCGCCATGGGTAAGAAAAAGCCCGAGGAGATGGCCAAACAGCGCGGCGGCTTCATCGAGGGCTGCGCGAATAACGGTATCGATGCGAACCTCGCGGGCAACATCTTTGACCTGGTGGAAAAGTTCGCCGGCTACGGCTTCAACAAGTCGCACTCCGCCGCCTACGGCCTGGTGTCGTACCAGACCGCCTGGTTGAAGACCCACTGGAAAGCCCCGTTCATGGCTGCGGTACTCACCGCGGATATGCAGAACACCGACAAGGTGGTGACGCTCATCGAAGAGTGCCGCCACATGAAGCTGCGCATCCTTGCTCCGGACGTGAACAACTCCGAATTCCGCTTCACCGTGGATGACGATGATCAGATCGTCTACGGCCTGGGTGCGATCAAGGGCGTCGGCGAAGGTCCGGTGGAAGCTATCACCGAGTGCCGCAACGAAGGCGGTCCGTTCAAGACCCTGTTCGACTTCTGCGACCGCATCGACCTCAAGCGCGTCAACAAACGCACCCTGGAAGCGTTGATCCGTGCCGGTGCGCTGGACCGCCTCGGCCCGCATTTCCATGAGGAACAGAAGGCCTACCACGCCCACGTAGACATCAACCGTGCCGTGCTGCTGGCCTCCATGGAGGAGGCAGTGAAAGCTGCAGAGCAGACCTCGCGCAGCCATGACAGCGGCCACATGGACCTGTTCGGCGGCGTCTTCGCCGAGCCCGAGGCCGATGTCTACGCCAACCACCGCAAGGTCAAGGCGCTCAACCTCAAGGAGCGCCTGAAGGGCGAGAAGGACACCCTCGGCCTGTACCTGACCGGTCACCCGATCGACGAGTACGAAGGTGAAGTGCGGCGTTTCGCCCGCCAGCGCATCGTCGAGCTCAAGCCCGCGCGCGATACCCAGACCGTCGCCGGGCTGATCGTCAACCTGCGGGTAATGAAGAACAAGCGTGGCGACAAGATGGGCTTCGTGACCCTGGACGACCGCTCCGGGCGTATCGAGGCCTCGTTGTTCGCCGAAGCCTTCGCCGCCAACCAGGCGCTGTTGCAGACCGATGCGCTGGTGGTGATCGAAGGCGAAGTCAGCCAGGACGATTTCTCCGGCGGCTTGCGCCTGCGCGCCAAGCGCGTGATGGGCCTGGAAGAGGCGCGCACCTCGCTGGCGGAGAGCTTGCGGGTGAAAGTGCACGCGGACGCGCTCAAAGGTGACCGCCTGCGCTGGCTGGCTGACCTCTGCACCCGTCATCGCGGCAGTTGCCCGGTCACTGTCGACTACAGTGGCGAGCAGGCGCGCGCCTTGCTGCAGTTCGGCGAACAGTGGCGGATCGACCCCGCGGACAACCTGATTCAAGCGTTGCGTGACCAGTTCGGCCGCGACAACGTCTTCCTGAACTACCGCTAG